The following proteins are co-located in the Aerosakkonema funiforme FACHB-1375 genome:
- a CDS encoding Uma2 family endonuclease, translated as MLTRTAPYQITWEKLPDDFVLDDEPVDNINQPPLAAALTESLQLAGRLSANALTFTNYGICATVNDKIVVKAPDWGYVPTIGVSRAEVRRSYTPQLQGEIPVIVMEFISDTEGSEYSTKPTYPPGKWFFYEQVLCVPNYAIFAPETGVLEVYQLDSSGQYQVRQADVNNRYWIAEMGLFLGIWQGSRENRTGFWLRWWDEQGDLLLWGFELAEQERQRTEQERQRAEQERQRADRLAAQLRAAGIEPEV; from the coding sequence ATGTTAACTCGTACCGCTCCTTATCAAATAACCTGGGAAAAACTCCCCGATGATTTCGTATTAGATGATGAACCTGTGGATAATATCAATCAACCACCTCTTGCTGCTGCATTGACAGAAAGCTTGCAACTTGCCGGTAGGCTATCTGCCAATGCCTTAACTTTCACAAATTACGGAATTTGTGCGACAGTCAATGACAAAATTGTGGTAAAAGCCCCAGATTGGGGTTATGTTCCCACGATCGGCGTTTCGCGAGCTGAAGTTAGGCGCAGCTATACTCCCCAACTTCAAGGAGAGATTCCCGTCATAGTGATGGAGTTTATTTCGGATACTGAGGGTAGCGAGTATTCTACGAAGCCAACTTATCCACCTGGTAAGTGGTTTTTTTACGAGCAAGTTTTGTGCGTTCCTAACTATGCTATTTTCGCTCCGGAAACTGGGGTTTTGGAAGTTTATCAACTGGATAGTTCCGGACAGTATCAGGTACGCCAAGCGGATGTAAATAATCGTTATTGGATTGCGGAGATGGGGTTGTTTCTGGGGATATGGCAAGGAAGCCGAGAAAACCGGACAGGTTTTTGGTTACGCTGGTGGGATGAACAGGGAGATCTTTTGTTATGGGGTTTCGAGTTAGCCGAACAAGAACGTCAACGGACTGAGCAGGAGCGCCAACGAGCCGAACAGGAACGCCAACGGGCCGATCGATTGGCAGCTCAGCTAAGAGCTGCGGGGATTGAGCCGGAGGTATAG